GTTCAGCACGCCGTATAGCCGGTTCGTTTCATTGACGTAGCGCGTGATGGCATAGTCGATCGGTTCGGGCGCATATTGCACGAAATGGTGGTTTTGCCCGGCCATGGGGCCAAGGCCGCCCATTTGCCAGAACAGCCACTGCATGACCTCGGCACGTCCCCGGACGTCGGCCGGCAGGAATTGCCCGCTTTTCTCGGCCAGGTATTGCAAAATCGCGCCCGACTCGAACAGCGACAGGGGCGCGCCGCCATCCGCCGGCGCCTGGTCGACGATGGCGGGAATGCGGTTGTTCGGTGCGATGGCAAGAAACTCGGGCTTGAACTGCTCGCCCTTGCCGATATGCACGGGAATGATGTTGTAGGGGATGCCCGCTTCTTCCAGGAACATCGTCACCTTGTGCCCGTTGGGCGTGGTCCAGTAATACAGGTCGATCATCGTGGTCTTTCCAGGTAGATGAGTAGGGGCAGGCGCACTTGGCAGAACTATTGTCGCGCCGCAACTGATATGCATGGATATAATGCCACGTAAGCGAAAAACAAGACGGCGCCCCGGCAGGGCAAGCATTCACTAGCGCCGTCACGCAGGCATCCCGACATTCCAGAGTACAAACAAAGAAAGCCGACCATGCGCAAACTCCTGATCGTCACGCTGTCCGTCCTGCTGTCAGGCTGTGTCCAGGACTTCGCCATCTACATGTTCGACGGCCAGGACCATTCCCTGACCGTGCGTCGCCAGCAACGTTATTTTTGGCAAGACACCGTGGAAGTGCAGCTGATGGCCACCAACCTGCCGCAATGCCAGCGCCTGCATACGCTGTCCACCGATGCGCCGGCCGACATCAAGGTCGAGCTGTTTGCGGCCGGCGATGGCCTGTGGAATATCCGCATGGGCAAGCAGCTGTGGCAGGCGGAAACGAATACCTGCAATGAGCTGACGGAAATGGAAAACGACCCGAAAGCCGACCTGGGCCAGCCGGTCGGGCAATTCGTGGTCGTCGATGACAAGCTGGAATTCGAGCCGGCGCCGCAAGCGGCGGCACCGGCTCAATAGGAACTTAGCGCGCCGCCAGGCTGCGCAGCGGCTTTTTCGCCACGGCGCGTGGCGCGGCCGAGCTTGCCGCCAGGCGCGGCGATGTTCCCGGTTCCTGCGCCGACAGTTTGAAGCGCGCCACCAGTTGCGCCAGCACGGCCGCCTGATCCTGCATGCTCGACGCCGCTGCCGCCGCTTCTTCCACCAGTGCCGCATTTTGCTGCGTCACGCTGTCCATCTCCGTGATCGCCTGGTTGACGTGGCCGATGCCCGTGCTTTGCTCATGCGAGGCGGCCGTGATGTCGGCCATGATGTCGGTCACGCGCGACACGCTGGCCACCACCTGATCCATGGTCGTGCCCGCCTGTGCGACGAGCGTGCTGCCGGCCGCGATGCTGTCGACGGAAGCGCCGATCAGTTCCTTGATTTCCTTCGCCGCGCCTGCGGATCGTTGCGCCAGATTGCGCACTTCCGACGCCACGACGGCGAAGCCGCGTCCCTGTTCGCCCGCGCGCGCCGCTTCCACGGCCGCGTTCAAGGCCAGGATATTCGTCTGGAAAGCGATGCCGTCAATGACGCCGATGATGTCGACAATCTTGCGCGACGAAGCGTTGATGGTGTCCATGGTACCGATCACTTGCGCCACCACGGCGCCGCCCTGGCGGGCCACGGCGGAAGCGGACTGCGCCAGTTCATTCGCCTGCACGGCATTGCCCGCGTTTTGCGTCACGGTCGAGGTCAACTCCTCCATCGAGGCCGCCGTTTCTTCCAGCGAACTGGCTTGCATTTCCGTGCGCGCCGACAAGTCCATATTGCCGCTGGCAATCTCGCTCGATGCCGTCGCGATCGTCTCGGCACTGTGGCGGATTTCGCTGATCGCGTCGACCAGGTTGGCCTGCATGGTTTTCATCGCGTACAGCACGCTGTGGCGGTCGCTGGCATGCGTGCGCACGACGCCGCTCAAATCGTTATTCGCGATCTTTTCCGCCACGTCGGCCGCATACTCGGGATCGCCGCCCAGCGCATGGCGCAGGCTGCGGTTGATCACGACGACGACGGCGGCCAGCAGGCCGCACACCAGCACCAGCACGCCCAGCGAGGTGAGCAGCGACTGGCGGAAGGCCGCGTCGATATCATCCATGTACACGCCCACCACCAGGGTCCAGGCCCACGGCTTGTAGGCCACCACGCGGCTCATCTTCGGTTCGGGCGTCTTCTGGCCCGGGCGGGGGAAGTAATAGTGGACGAAGCCCTTGCCCGCATCGCTCTTGCCGACGGCAACGATGTCGCGGTACAGATAGGTGCCGTTGGCATCTTTAAAATCCGACATGTTCTTGCCGTTGGTTTGCGGCGCGGCGGGATTCATCACCACGACGGCATCGAGATTGATGATGGACAAATAACCGGTCTCGCCGAAACGCATGCTCTTGATGACGGCGGTGGCCTGCTTTTGCGCTTCTTCCTGCGTCAAGGCACCGCTGGCGGCCAGGTCGCCGAACATCTTGACGGCGCCCAGGCCCAGGTCGGCGGCATTGCTCAGGTCGGCGCTGCGCTCTTCGATGCGGATCTTGCGAATTTCCAGGGCGTTGTAGACAAAAATAACGGTGATGCACAACAGGCTGCAAATCAGGGGAATCCATAACTTCTGCTGGAACGTCAATTTCTTCATGCTGTGTCTCCGACTCTCTATTGTGCGGCGATGGGGCGTGGCCCGCTTCCAGCTGGGCAAGCCCGGAATGCGGCGGCGACGGTGCTCTGGCGACACCGTTCAGACGTCTCCAGCATACGCTCGAACGACCGATATTTACAATGCCGGGAGGCAATGATTTTTGCCCGGTGTTGTTAATGCGTTGCGACAATTGATGAGAATTGAGGTTGCACTGCGATGTTGCATTGCAGTAAAAAAGGATGCGGATAGGCAGCGGCAAGGCACGCGTGGAGGGCGGGCGTGTGTCAAAATGCACGCCAGATCGATTGAATCACGAAAGCACAGCATGACCAAGAATGAAGCCATGAAACGCATCAACGACCGCCTGGGCAAACCCACGCTGACGGACAAGAACACGCATTTTGCCAGCGTCGCCAGCTATGGCACGGACGAAGGCTGGTGGCTGAAGATCCCCTTCCTGACGTTCAAGCAGGAATTGCACTTCATCCTCAACAACGAAAAGACGAAGAGCTTCCAGCACCTGAAGATCGGCGCCAACCAGATTCTCAGCCCGGGCATGAAGTTCCGCAGCACGGGCGGCGCGGCCGACGCCTTCATGTCGGCCTCGGCGCCGAAACGCCTGATCGACTTGCTCGACGGCGGCAGCAAGTACAACTTTACAAAACACTTCGTCAACGACTACCGCTACTAAAACACCTGACCAAACCTGCTGCGCGGCGCGCTTTGCGGCCTGCGATGCTCACCGGCTCGGCGCCCCCGTACAAAAGTACGGTTGCGCTTCTTGGCCACAAATCACTGCCGCTCGCTACGGTTTTGTCAGGTGCTCTTGGCGTTGTTAGTTTTCCCTTGGAGGCAGCCAGGCCCTGAGCAAATGTTGGGCGATGTCGAGCGCGTCATCGCGGCTGGTGCCAAAGTGTAAAGGGTAGCCCCAGAACTGGCCGAACATGACGGCAAAGGCCTTGCCGGCCAGGCGCTTGGCGGCGCTCGGTTCGACCAGCACCATGCCCTGGATATACGCACGCAGGGCAGCCTTGTGCCGTTTCATCCACAGCACGGCGCGCTTGCGCTCTTCCTGCGGATGGTCATGCCCATCCTCGTCCAGGCCTTCTTCGCTGAGAATCACAAACGCTTGCTGGCGCGCCAGCAAGTCCTCGAACTGGCTGAACAAGGCATCGTCGGGGCCGCTGGCGGCGTTGTCGCGGCGCATCCAGACGAGGGGGAAATCGGTGATATCGAGTTGCATGGGGGACTCCTTCAAGGGGGTTGCCGTTTCTCCTCACCTTCATCAGAACACGGGCGGCGGCGGTTGCCGTTGAAGCGGGGCTGCGGATAGCCATACGATACCGATGACGGCGCCCGACGTCATTGCATACAATAGCCACAATATTATTCAATCCAGCCAAAGTCATCCCATGCCCCATCCCCTCTTGCCCAGCATGCTGACGGCCCATCTGGGTCTGGACGACGATGCCTCCATCCTCGATTTCGACGTCGACGGCGTGCTGCGCCCCTTGCTGGCCGTGGGCCTGGCCAGCGTGCCAGAGGATGCGGAGCAGGCGCCGCACCAGCACCGCAAGGGGCAGCTGCTGTACGCCACGCGGGGCGTGATCCATTGCGAAGTAGAAAGTGGAGTGTGGATCGTGCCGCCCCAGTGCGCCGTGTGGATACCGGGCGGCCTGATGCATTCGGCGCAGGGCGTGGGCGAGGCCGAGTGCTACTGCCTGTTTATCGAGCCGGCCACGGCGCCGGCCTTGCCGGCCATCTGCTGCACCGTGGCTGTCTCGCCCCTGTTGCGCGAACTCATCACCAAGGCGGCCGGTTTTCCCACCCTGATCGCGCTGCAGGGCGCGCAGGAACGCCTGGTGGCCACCCTGCTCGACGAATTGGCGGTCGCGCCCGTGGAAGACTTGCATCTGCCAATGCCGCGCGATGCGCGTTTGCGCCGCCTGGCCGCCCTGCTGCTGGCGCAGCCAGCCGATAAAAGCACCCTGGCCGAGTGGGCCAGCCGCATCGGCATGAGCGAGCGCAGCATGACCCGGCTGTCGCTGGAGGAAATGGGCATGAGCGTGGGCGGCTGGCGCCGACAACTGCACGTGATCCTGGCCTTGCAACGGCTGGCGCAAGGCCACAGCGTGAAAGCGGTGGCGCTGGAACTCGGTTATGAAAATACCAGCGGTTTTGTCACCATGTTCCGCAAGGCCGTGGGCAAGCCGCCGGCCCGCTACCTGGCGGAACGGGAATCCGGGCGCGCATGAAAAAAGGCGGCATATGCCGCCTTCGTCCCGCATCGTCGCCGAAAATCAGACTTCGCGCGCCAGGGCCAGAAATTCCGTGCGCAGCGCCAGGTTCGGCTGCATCTCGCCCAGCATGGCCGAGGTGATGGTTTCTTCGCCCGGCGTGCGGATGCCGCGGCTTTCCATGCACAGGTGGCGGCAGCGTACGACCACGCCCACCGATTTCGGTTCCAGCACTTCCATCAGCGCATTGGCGATCTGCATCGTCATGCGTTCCTGCACTTGCAGGCGCTTGGAGAAGCAATCGACGAGGCGCGTCAGTTTCGACAGGCCGACGATCTTGCCGTTGGGCACGTAGCCGATGGTGGCCTTGCCGAAGAACGGCGCCAGATGGTGTTCGCAGTGGCTGTAGACGGGGATGCCGCGCACGACGATCAGCTCGTTGTACTGTTCCGCGCCATCTTCAAAGGCTTTCAGCAAGTCCACCGGGTCCTGGCCATAACCGGACGTCCAGTGCTTCCACGCCTTGGCCACGCGCGCCGGCGTTTCCAGCAAGCCAGGACGCTGCGGATCTTCACCAAAGCTGCTGATCAGCCGGCGCCAGTCGTTTTCGGAGAATTCTTCTTGAGACATGCTAAACCACCCTAAAATTTTCAATTGCCGCCAGTATATAGAAAATGCGGCAGGCTGCCTGAGCAGCCCCTGCTTTTCCCGCTACGCCGGCGGCCGGTGCGCGCTCACCAGCAGCGCGGAGATCGACACGCTCGAACTCGGTTCCGGCCACGCATCGCCGGGGCCGAACCAGCGCGCCTCGGCGATCTCGTTCTCGTCGAGGCGGACCTCGCCATCGAGATAATCGGCTGTAAACGCGATCATCAGCGAATGGGGAAACGGCCAGGACTGGCTCATGAAGTACTGCAAGTTATGCACGCGCAAGCCCACCTCTTCCATCACTTCGCGGTGCACGGCTTCCTCGATCGATTCGCCCGCTTCCAGGAAACCGGCCAGCGGGCTGAAGCGCTGCGATGGCGAATTTTTATGCATCGCCAGCAACACCTGGTCGCCCTTGCGGATGAGCACCATCATGGCGGGCGAAATGCGCGGGTACGCGAGCATGCCGCAGGCGGCGCACGTAAAGCAGCGTTCACCGCGCGTGCGCTGCATGGGCGTGGCGCACACGCCGCAATGGCGGTGCGTGCGCGCCCATTCGGCCAACTGCACGGCGCGGCTGGCCAGGCCCAGGAAGTCATCGTTGACGGCGTTGAACAGCGAACGCATGCCGTGATACGCCAAGCCGCTATCGGCGGGCAACAACTCCGCATCCGTCCAGACCGTCTGACAATAGCGGCCCTGCCACCAGCCCACGGGCTGGGCGCGGCTCAGGTCGATATCGAGCACTGCCACCTCGGCGGCAGTGGGCAGGGTCAGCCCGGGCATACGCAACAGCAGGCGCCCGCGGTGAAAGACGAATGTCAGCGTCTCGGTGGCGGCCGGGGCCGGTTCGGGCGTGTCGATCAGGGGGACGAAGGCAGGGGGAGTGTGCAGCATGTGCTGGGAAGAAATTTGTAAAGGTTGCTCATCATACTCCCGCTGCCAAACGCTTGCGCGCATAGCAGCGCCCGGACTGCAAAGCAAGCATTCATGAGCCATGCGCGTGTTTTTTTTGCGCTAAGTCCAATCCGTTGCGTAAACGATACTGATAACGATTCTCATTTACGAAATAGCGCCCAGTTATTACAATACCGCCTATTCCGTCTCCATCGCCAGCCACTTGCCCGCGTGCCCAAGCACTGCGGCGCAGAGCCAGCCAGGAACCACCACCCTGAACTTATCGAGAGAGCAAGATGGCAATCAAGAGCCGCAAACACGCCCCAACCCGTTTCAACCAGCACATCGGCGCCGCCCTGGCCGTGATGCTGCTGCCCGTCGCCGCCCAGGCGGCCGACCCGGCCGGCCAAAGTGCCCCGGCATCGCAGCAAACCCTGAACGAAATCAAGGTCGTGGGCTCGAAGGAAAATGATTTCAAGGCCGAAAAAGCCTCGTCGCCGAAATACACGGAAGATCTCGTCAACACGGCGCAAACCATCGTCGTGATCAAGAAGGAATTGATCGAACAGCAAGGCGCGCTGACCCTGACGGACGCGCTGCGCAACACGCCCGGCGTCGGTACCTTCTTCCTCGGCGAAAACGGCAACACGAACACGGGCGACGCCGTCTACATGCGCGGCTTCGATGCCTCGGGCAGCATCTATGTCGATGGCGTGCGCGACGTGGGCTCCATCTCGCGCGACGTCTTCAACATCGAACAGATCGATGTGCTGAAGGGCCCGGCGGGCACGGACAGCGGCCGCGGTTCGCCGACCGGTTCGATCAACCTGGTCAGCAAGACGGCCACCATGGAAAACAAGTTCAATTCGCTGCTGACGGCCGGCAGCGGCAAGCAGAAACGCGCCACGGCCGACTGGAACCGCATCATCGACGCCGATTCCGGCACGGCTTTCCGCCTGAACCTGATGACGCAGGACAGCGGCAATCCGGCGCGCGACGAAGTCAAGAACAAGCGCTGGGCCTTCGCGCCTACCGTCACCTTCGGCATCGGCAAGCCGACGCGCATCACGGCCAGCTACCTGCACGTAGATCAAAATAACGTGCCCGACGGCTTCGTACCCACCATCGGCCTGCCCGGCTACAGCACGCCGGACAGTATCACGCCGACGAACAAGGTCATCCGCACCTTCCTGAATAGCGCCGCCAAGGTCGATCCAAAGAATTTCTACGGTTCCACCGCGGACCACGACAAGGTCAAGGCCGACATGGGCACCTTGCGCATCGATCATGATTTCTTGCCCAACGTGCAGATTCAGAACACCACGCGCTACGGCAAGACCAAGCAGGATTACCTGTTGACGGCCTTCATGGGCAGCACCGCCAACCTGAAGACGCCGGTGGCCACCGATCCGTCGACCTGGACCCTGGCGCGCTCGCTGCGCACCGTCAAGGATCAGGAAAACACGATTCTGACCAACCAGACTGTGGTCAGCGCGCAATTCGATACGGGCGTGCTCAAGCACTCCGTGGTGGCCGGCGCCGAATTCACCAGCGAAAAGCAGACCAACTACAGCTATGTGCCTGCCAGCCTGGGCACCATGCCGGACGCCAATCTGTACCATCCGAACCCGCGCGACCCCGTCACCGGCTACCAGCCCGTGCGCAGCGGCGCCTACAGCCAAGGCGAAGTCAACACGCAAAGCGCCTATGTCTTCGACACCATCAAGTTCGGCGACAAATGGATCTTCAACGGCGGCGTGCGCTTCGACCATTTCAACACCAGCTATGACTCCGTCACCCTGCAGACGGCCGTCGCCGCAGGCCAGGTGCAAAAACTGCCGGTAGGCACGCCTATTCCTGTTCACATCACCCTGAACGACACCTTCGCCAACGGCAAGATCTCGGCCCTGTACAAGCCGACGCCGGACAGCAGCGTGTATGCGCTGTGGGCCACCTCGAAGGCGCCGCCGGGCACCAACTTCACGCTGAGCACGGGCGCCAGCAGCGCGCAAAATCCGATGTATGATCCGCAGGAAACCACCACCAAGGAAATCGGCACCAAATGGGATTTCCTGAAACAAAAACTGTCGCTGTCGGCCGCCGTCTACCAGACGGACGTGAAAAATGAAGTAGAGCAAGATCCCGTCGACCTGATCTACTATCAGAATGGCAAGAAACGCGTGCAGGGCGTCGAAATCGGCATGGTGGGCGAGATCATGCCGAACTGGCTGGTCAGCGCCGGCTACACGCGCATGAATACCAAGGTCGAGTCGGGCAAGGTCGTCACGGCCAGCGGCATCAATAACCTCAGCTACACACCGAAACAGGCGTTCACGGGCTGGACCTCGTACACCCTGCCCTTCGGCCTGAAGATCGGCGGCGGCGCGCGTTACGTGGGTGAAATGCTGCGCGGCACCGATGGCGCCGTCGGTACGCCGGCCCGCGTGGATGCCTACTGGGTCTTCGACGCCATGGCAACCTACACCGTCAACAAGAACCTCGACTTGCAGTTGAACGCCTACAATCTGGCCGACAAGACCTATGTGGCAGCCATCAACAAATCCGGCTTCCGCTACACGCCAGGCCAGCCCCGTTCGTTCAGCCTGACGGCGAATATCAAGTTCTAACATCTAGAGAACACGCATCGCGTCACATCAAGCCCCTCTTCGGAGGGGCTTTTTTATTGTCCTGATAATCTTGTCTTTTTGGCGCACCGCCGCCCTGCCGCGACTAGCGTATGAAAAGTCATACAGCGATGCGCTTGCGCGTCCAATATTTCGCGCAAACGTGCAAAGTTGCAACATCTAAGCAACAAAAAAGCTTCCTCAAATCAACAACTTAAGAAGTTAGGTTCCAAATTCCCATTTCAGGCATATCCTTTGCTATGTACAGGTTTTGCTGCAAATAATCGCTGGCACGCAAGGGCTTGTTTTTGAGAAATATTGACTCCAAGCTTGAGTTGCTCGCAATCAATAATCCGCTCACAGCGGCGTTTCACCGGAGGAGTCATAATGAAAAAGAAACGGCCATTAACCCTGTACATCCTGATTGCCATGATCCTCGGCATTGCCGTCGGTTATGGATGCCATTCCGCTTTCCCCGATGCGGACATGAGCAAGCAAATCGCTGGCAATATTTCCATAGTCACCGACGTCTTCCTGCGCCTGATCAAGATGATCATTGCGCTGCTGGTGTTCTCCACCCTGACGGTCGGCATCGCCCACATGGGCGACGGCAAGACAGCCGGCCGCATCGGCCTGAAAGCCATGTGCTGGTTCGTCGTCGCCTCGCTGGTCTCGCTGGCGCTGGGCATGGTGCTGTCGAACCTGATGCAGCTCGGTACCAACCTGGGCTTGCCATTGCCGGACGTACACGCTTCAACGAATCTGAAAACGGCCGCCTTCACCTTGAAAGATTTCTTCACGCACCTGGTGCCGAAATCGCCGATCGAGGCCATGGCCAACAATGAAATCCTGCAAGTGCTGGTGTTCTCGATCTTCTTCGGCGGCGCACTGGCCGGCCTGGGCGAATCGGGCAAGACCCTGACGGCCGTCGTCGACCAGCTGGCGCAAGTCATGCTGCGCATCACCGGCACCATCATGAACCTGGCCCCACTGGCCGTGTTCGCTGCAATGGCCTCCGTCATCACCACGCACGGCCTGGGCGTGCTGGTCACCTTTGCCAAGTTCATGGGCGGCTTCTACCTGGGCCTGATGTGCCTGTGGGCCCTGCTGATCGGCGCCGGCTTCGTCGTCATCGGCCCGCGCATCTTCAAGCTCGTCGGCCTGATCCGCGAACCGTTCCTGCTGGCATTCTCGACGGCCAGCTCGGAAGCGGCCTATCCAAAACTGCTGACGGCGCTCGACCAGTTCGGCGTGGACCGCAAGATTTCCAGCTTCGTGTTGCCGATGGGCTACTCCTTCAATCTGGACGGCTCGATGATGTACTGCACCTTCGCCGTGCTGTTCATCGCGCAAGCCTACGGTATCGACCTGTCGATCGGCACGCAGATCACCATGCTGCTGCTGCTGATGCTGACCTCGAAAGGCATGGCCGGCGTGCCGCGCGCCTCGCTGGTGGTGATTGCCGCGACCCTGAACCAGTTCAATATTCCGGAAGCGGGCCTGCTGCTGCTGATGGGCGTCGACCAGTTCCTCGACATGGGCCGTTCGGCCACCAACGCGGTCGGCAATGCCGTCGCCACGGCCGTCGTCGCCAAGTGGGAAGGTGGCCTGGCCACCGAGGAAGAAGCAGCCGCGGCCAACGCGGCCAACCAGAACACGGAAAGCCATTGGGGCGAAGCGGATCACGCTAGCAAAGCCTGATAGCGCCATGGCCCGCCACAAGCGGGCTATTTATTTGTTGTCCATGTTGAGTAACAAGCAGTCAGGTAGTGCGATCAGTAGTCATTCCAACTTATTAGAGAGATTTTCATGAAAAAAGTCCTGTTTACCCTGCTGACCCTCGGCGCAGCCTCCACCGGCGCCATGGCCCAATCGAGCGTGACCGTCTATGGCGTGGCTGACGCCGGCCTGGTGTTCGACAAGGATGCGGCCGGAGACCGCCTGAACCGCGTCGCTTCCGGCGTCGCCTCGGGCTCGCGCATCGGCTTCAAAGGCAAGGAAGACCTGGGCGGCGGCCTGGCCGCTACCTTCGTGCTGGAAAGCGGTTTCAATATCGATACCGGCACCTCGGGTCAGGGCGGCCTGCTGTTCGGCCGTCAGGCGTATGTCGGCCTGACCGGCAGCGCCGGCGCCGTCACCCTGGGCCGCCAGTACTCGCCGTACTACCTGGCCCTGCGCGACGTGGCCGATCCGTTTGTCATCGGCCTGGCCGGCACGGCGTCGAACCTGATGGTGACGAATATCCGCGTCGATAACATGGTGCAATACAGCACGCCGACCTGGAGCAAACTGTCGGCCGACCTGGCGTACGGCTTTGGCGAAGTGGCCGGCGACAACGCGAAAAACCGCAGCATGGGCGGCGCCGTGCATTACATCGATGGCCCGCTGAACGTGACCCTGACGCACCACCGCAAGGAAAATGCGCTGGCGACCCAGCAAACGCGCAACACCCTGCTGGCCACGCGCTACGACTTTGGCGTGCTGCAAGGCAACTTCGGCTACGCCGACAACCGTGCCCTCGACAACAGCAAGAGCAACGACATCCTCGTCGGCTTCAGCGCCCCGTTCGGCGCCACCAAGCTGGTCGCCTCGTACATCCGCCACAACGACAAGAGCAACCTGAACCGTGATGCCCAGCAGTGGGCCATCGGCGCGTTCTACTCCCTGTCCAAGCGCACCGACCTGTACACCGGCTATGGCCACATCAGCAACAAGAACGGCGCCACCTTCGTCGTCGGCAACGCCACCGACAATGGCACCGGCAACAGCGGTTTCAACCTCGGTATGCGTCATACGTTCTAAGGACGTCGGCCAAAATCTACTGCGCGGCGCGCTTTGCGGCCGGCGATGCTCACCGTACTAAAGTACGGTTGCGCTTCTCGGCCACAAATCACTGCCGCTCGCTACGATTTTGTCGGACGTCGAAAGGTCCGTGAAATAAATGCGTAAATGCGCAGGCCGCCGGATGCATGTCCGGCGGCTTTTTTTTATGTTGAGACACATCAAGATGCGATACTGTGGGTTCTTGCAAGTTGGCAGCTGATTTTATGAATAGCAGTAACAAACCCACCCTTTCCTGGCGCCAGCGCCTGTCGCAACGGTCGGGCCGCGAAACGCTGGCCTGGGGCGTG
This window of the Janthinobacterium agaricidamnosum genome carries:
- a CDS encoding glutathione binding-like protein, whose product is MIDLYYWTTPNGHKVTMFLEEAGIPYNIIPVHIGKGEQFKPEFLAIAPNNRIPAIVDQAPADGGAPLSLFESGAILQYLAEKSGQFLPADVRGRAEVMQWLFWQMGGLGPMAGQNHHFVQYAPEPIDYAITRYVNETNRLYGVLNKRLADRAFVAGDTYSIADMAIYPWIVPHARQRQKLEDFPHLARWFAAIAARPATVRAYARAAEINVQPTVSGDAKSVLFGQTAKTLG
- a CDS encoding methyl-accepting chemotaxis protein, which gives rise to MKKLTFQQKLWIPLICSLLCITVIFVYNALEIRKIRIEERSADLSNAADLGLGAVKMFGDLAASGALTQEEAQKQATAVIKSMRFGETGYLSIINLDAVVVMNPAAPQTNGKNMSDFKDANGTYLYRDIVAVGKSDAGKGFVHYYFPRPGQKTPEPKMSRVVAYKPWAWTLVVGVYMDDIDAAFRQSLLTSLGVLVLVCGLLAAVVVVINRSLRHALGGDPEYAADVAEKIANNDLSGVVRTHASDRHSVLYAMKTMQANLVDAISEIRHSAETIATASSEIASGNMDLSARTEMQASSLEETAASMEELTSTVTQNAGNAVQANELAQSASAVARQGGAVVAQVIGTMDTINASSRKIVDIIGVIDGIAFQTNILALNAAVEAARAGEQGRGFAVVASEVRNLAQRSAGAAKEIKELIGASVDSIAAGSTLVAQAGTTMDQVVASVSRVTDIMADITAASHEQSTGIGHVNQAITEMDSVTQQNAALVEEAAAAASSMQDQAAVLAQLVARFKLSAQEPGTSPRLAASSAAPRAVAKKPLRSLAAR
- a CDS encoding AraC family transcriptional regulator codes for the protein MLTAHLGLDDDASILDFDVDGVLRPLLAVGLASVPEDAEQAPHQHRKGQLLYATRGVIHCEVESGVWIVPPQCAVWIPGGLMHSAQGVGEAECYCLFIEPATAPALPAICCTVAVSPLLRELITKAAGFPTLIALQGAQERLVATLLDELAVAPVEDLHLPMPRDARLRRLAALLLAQPADKSTLAEWASRIGMSERSMTRLSLEEMGMSVGGWRRQLHVILALQRLAQGHSVKAVALELGYENTSGFVTMFRKAVGKPPARYLAERESGRA
- the folE gene encoding GTP cyclohydrolase I FolE translates to MSQEEFSENDWRRLISSFGEDPQRPGLLETPARVAKAWKHWTSGYGQDPVDLLKAFEDGAEQYNELIVVRGIPVYSHCEHHLAPFFGKATIGYVPNGKIVGLSKLTRLVDCFSKRLQVQERMTMQIANALMEVLEPKSVGVVVRCRHLCMESRGIRTPGEETITSAMLGEMQPNLALRTEFLALAREV
- the nudC gene encoding NAD(+) diphosphatase, which produces MLHTPPAFVPLIDTPEPAPAATETLTFVFHRGRLLLRMPGLTLPTAAEVAVLDIDLSRAQPVGWWQGRYCQTVWTDAELLPADSGLAYHGMRSLFNAVNDDFLGLASRAVQLAEWARTHRHCGVCATPMQRTRGERCFTCAACGMLAYPRISPAMMVLIRKGDQVLLAMHKNSPSQRFSPLAGFLEAGESIEEAVHREVMEEVGLRVHNLQYFMSQSWPFPHSLMIAFTADYLDGEVRLDENEIAEARWFGPGDAWPEPSSSVSISALLVSAHRPPA
- a CDS encoding catecholate siderophore receptor Fiu → MAIKSRKHAPTRFNQHIGAALAVMLLPVAAQAADPAGQSAPASQQTLNEIKVVGSKENDFKAEKASSPKYTEDLVNTAQTIVVIKKELIEQQGALTLTDALRNTPGVGTFFLGENGNTNTGDAVYMRGFDASGSIYVDGVRDVGSISRDVFNIEQIDVLKGPAGTDSGRGSPTGSINLVSKTATMENKFNSLLTAGSGKQKRATADWNRIIDADSGTAFRLNLMTQDSGNPARDEVKNKRWAFAPTVTFGIGKPTRITASYLHVDQNNVPDGFVPTIGLPGYSTPDSITPTNKVIRTFLNSAAKVDPKNFYGSTADHDKVKADMGTLRIDHDFLPNVQIQNTTRYGKTKQDYLLTAFMGSTANLKTPVATDPSTWTLARSLRTVKDQENTILTNQTVVSAQFDTGVLKHSVVAGAEFTSEKQTNYSYVPASLGTMPDANLYHPNPRDPVTGYQPVRSGAYSQGEVNTQSAYVFDTIKFGDKWIFNGGVRFDHFNTSYDSVTLQTAVAAGQVQKLPVGTPIPVHITLNDTFANGKISALYKPTPDSSVYALWATSKAPPGTNFTLSTGASSAQNPMYDPQETTTKEIGTKWDFLKQKLSLSAAVYQTDVKNEVEQDPVDLIYYQNGKKRVQGVEIGMVGEIMPNWLVSAGYTRMNTKVESGKVVTASGINNLSYTPKQAFTGWTSYTLPFGLKIGGGARYVGEMLRGTDGAVGTPARVDAYWVFDAMATYTVNKNLDLQLNAYNLADKTYVAAINKSGFRYTPGQPRSFSLTANIKF
- a CDS encoding dicarboxylate/amino acid:cation symporter produces the protein MKKKRPLTLYILIAMILGIAVGYGCHSAFPDADMSKQIAGNISIVTDVFLRLIKMIIALLVFSTLTVGIAHMGDGKTAGRIGLKAMCWFVVASLVSLALGMVLSNLMQLGTNLGLPLPDVHASTNLKTAAFTLKDFFTHLVPKSPIEAMANNEILQVLVFSIFFGGALAGLGESGKTLTAVVDQLAQVMLRITGTIMNLAPLAVFAAMASVITTHGLGVLVTFAKFMGGFYLGLMCLWALLIGAGFVVIGPRIFKLVGLIREPFLLAFSTASSEAAYPKLLTALDQFGVDRKISSFVLPMGYSFNLDGSMMYCTFAVLFIAQAYGIDLSIGTQITMLLLLMLTSKGMAGVPRASLVVIAATLNQFNIPEAGLLLLMGVDQFLDMGRSATNAVGNAVATAVVAKWEGGLATEEEAAAANAANQNTESHWGEADHASKA
- a CDS encoding porin produces the protein MKKVLFTLLTLGAASTGAMAQSSVTVYGVADAGLVFDKDAAGDRLNRVASGVASGSRIGFKGKEDLGGGLAATFVLESGFNIDTGTSGQGGLLFGRQAYVGLTGSAGAVTLGRQYSPYYLALRDVADPFVIGLAGTASNLMVTNIRVDNMVQYSTPTWSKLSADLAYGFGEVAGDNAKNRSMGGAVHYIDGPLNVTLTHHRKENALATQQTRNTLLATRYDFGVLQGNFGYADNRALDNSKSNDILVGFSAPFGATKLVASYIRHNDKSNLNRDAQQWAIGAFYSLSKRTDLYTGYGHISNKNGATFVVGNATDNGTGNSGFNLGMRHTF